From the Solanum pennellii chromosome 4, SPENNV200 genome, one window contains:
- the LOC107018314 gene encoding developmentally-regulated G-protein 3 yields the protein MATVMQKIKDIEDEMAKTQKNKATAHHLGLLKAKLAKLRRELLTPTSKGGGGAGEGFDVTKSGDARVGLVGFPSVGKSTLLNKLTGTFSEVASYEFTTLTCIPGVIMYRGAKIQLLDLPGIIEGAKDGKGRGRQVISTARTCNCILIVLDAIKPITHKRLIEKELEGFGIRLNKEPPNMTFRKKEKGGINLTSTVTNTHLDLDTVKAICSEYRIHNADVHLRYDATADDLIDVIEGSRVYTPCIYVVNKIDQITMEELEILDKLPHYCPISAHLEWNLDGLLEKIWEYLSLTRIYTKPKGMNPDYEDPVILSSKRRTVEDFCDRIHKDMVKQFKYALVWGSSAKHKPQRVGKEHELEDEDVVQIIKKV from the exons ATGGCGACCGTCATGCAGAAAATCAAAGATATCGAAGATGAG ATGGCTAAGACCCAAAAGAACAAAGCGACTGCTCATCATCTGGGTTTGTTAAAG GCAAAACTGGCTAAACTTCGAAGGGAACTTCTTACACCTACGTCAAAAGGTGGTGGTGGAGCTGGAGAAGGTTTTGATGTTACAAAAAGTGGTGATGCAAGAGTTGGTTTAGTAGGTTTTCCTTCAGTTGGAAAATCGACTCTCTTGAACAAACTGACAGGAACTTTTTCTGAG GTTGCTTCATACGAATTTACCACCTTAACTTGCATTCCTGGTGTCATCATGTATCGGGGAGCTAAAATTCAG TTGTTGGACCTCCCAGGAATTATTGAGGGTGCCAAGGATGGAAAAGGAAGAGGAAGGCAG GTTATCAGTACTGCCAGGACATGCAATTGTATACTTATTGTCCTCGATGCAATAAAGCCAATCACTCACAAACGTCTCATAGAGAAAGAGCTCGAGGGATTTGGCATTAG GTTGAACAAGGAACCACCTAATATGACATTCAGGAAGAAGGAGAAGGGTGGTATTAATTTGACGTCAACAGTTACCAATACCCATTTGGACCTCGACACTGTGAAGGCCATATGCAGCGAATACAGAATACATAATGCTGATGTTCATCTTAGGTATGATGCAACTGCTGATGACCTGATTGATGTCATTGAAGGCAGTAGAGTATACACACCTTGCATCTATGTTGTGAACAAAATTGATCAAATCACAATGGAAGAGCTGGAGATTCTGGATAAACTTCCGCACTATTGTCCAATCAG TGCTCATTTGGAATGGAATCTTGATGGCCTGCTGGAGAAGATTTGGGAATATCTTAGTCTAACCCGCATATACACAAAGCCGAAGGGAATGAATCCAGACTATGAGGATCCAGTTATTCTATCATCAAAGAGGAGGACAGTGGAGGACTTCTGTGACAGAATCCACAAGGATATGGTTAAACAATTCAAATA TGCCCTGGTTTGGGGTTCAAGTGCAAAACACAAGCCTCAGAGGGTGGGCAAG GAACATGAACTAGAAGATGAAGACGTCGTCCAAATCATCAAGAAAGTATAA
- the LOC107018352 gene encoding protein YELLOW LEAF 1, choloroplastic — protein MSLTASTTMSAATLPIVRAGDQCRKQFKPIASVPAVLHPLGMQSQLINNRRRLICPAQQKRGSIICSSALNARCAEGQTQTVTRESSTITVAPVQGKEKSPDLDDGGTGFPPRDDDGGGGGGGGGGGNWKGGFFFFGFLAFLGLLKDQEDEGPYRDQRRR, from the exons ATGTCGTTAACTGCCAGTACCACCATGAGTGCGGCTACTTTGCCAATAG TGAGAGCAGGGGATCAATGCCGGAAGCAATTCAAGCCAATAGCATCAGTTCCTGCTGTCCTCCATCCGCTTGGCATGCAGTCTCAGCTCATTAACAATAGAAGACGATTGATATGTCCTGCTCAACAAAAGCGTGGTTCAATTATATGTTCTTCTGCTCTG AATGCGAGATGTGCTGAAGGACAGACACAGACGGTTACACGGGAATCATCGACCATTACCGTTGCACCAGTTCAAG GAAAGGAGAAATCTCCTGACCTGGATGATGGTGGGACTGGGTTCCCCCCTCGAGATGATGATGGAGGCGGAGGTGGAGGTGGGGGTGGCGGAGGCAATTGGAAAGGTGGGTTCTTCTTTTTCGGGTTTCTTGCTTTCCTAGGCCTCTTGAAAGACCAGGAAGATGAAGGACCCTACCGGGATCAACGCAGAAGATGA
- the LOC107015740 gene encoding shikimate kinase, chloroplastic: MEARVSQSLQLSSWINSDKVVRKPSGLLRFSEKWNEKPRHRVVVSCHLQPRKAAHSDRRVQLKVSCSPQNVQASVLESGCFSASIDEIETLKNKAEEVEEYLDGRCVYLVGMMGCGKTTVGRILAETLGYSFFDCDRLIEQAVGGITVAEIFELRGESFFRDNETEVLHKLSLMHRLVVSTGGGAVVRPINWRHMHKGISVWLDVPLEALAKRITAEGTKSRPLLHEESGDIYDTTLKRLTTLMETRGENYANASARVSLENIALKREKDVCHITPAEITLEVLIQIENFLKTQKSVVVL, translated from the exons ATGGAGGCTAGAGTTTCGCAGAGCCTTCAGTTGTCCTCATGGATAAATTCCGATAAGGTAGTAAGGAAACCGAGTGGTTTGTTGCGTTTCTCTGAGAAGTGGAATGAAAAACCAAGGCATCGGGTAGTTGTATCCTGCCATTTACAGCCTAGAAAAGCTGCACATTCTGATAGACGAGTACAGTTGAAAGTTTCATGTTCTCCTCAAAATGTTCAAG CTTCAGTTCTGGAGTCAGGATGTTTCTCTGCATCAATTGATGAAATCGAGACATTAAAG AATAAAGCAGAAGAAGTTGAAGAATATCTAGATGGACGATGTGTATACCTCGTTG GAATGATGGGCTGCGGAAAAACAACTGTGGGCCGGATTTTGGCAGAAACACTGGGATATTCCTTTTTTGACTG TGACAGGCTGATAGAGCAGGCTGTTGGTGGAATTACTGTAGCTGAAATCTTTGAGCTTCGTGGAGAGAGCTTCTTCAGGGATAATGAG ACTGAGGTATTGCACAAACTATCTTTGATGCATCGGCTTGTTGTTTCAACGGGTGGAGGTGCAGTTGTTCGTCCCATTAATTG GAGGCATATGCACAAGGGTATTAGTGTTTGGTTAGATGTTCCTTTAGAAGCTTTGGCCAAGAGAATTACCGCGGAAGGAACTAAATCTCGCCCCCTTTTACATGAAGAATCAGGAGACATTTATGATACG ACTTTGAAGCGGTTAACTACTTTAATGGAGACGAGGGGTGAAAATTATGCCAATGCAAGTGCCAGGGTTTCACTAGAAA ATATTGCattgaaaagggaaaaagatgTCTGCCATATTACACCTGCTGAAATTACTTTAGAG GTTCTTATACAAATTGAGAACTTCTTAAAGACACAAAAGAGCGTAGTTGTGCTATAA